Genomic DNA from Oscillospiraceae bacterium:
GGAGATCTGAACAACACGCCGGATTCTCCCGCGCTTGCGCCGCTGTTTGATATGCTTGACGACACAATAAAGCTCGCCGGCGCCGCGGCGGCACAAAAACCAAGCTTTCCATCAGACAATCCAAAAGAAAAAATAGATTATATTTTTGTTTCACACGGATTGCGCTGCGTCAACGCGGACATTCCTCTCGATGCCATCGCTTCCGATCATCTTCCGCATATCGCGGAGATTGAAATTTAAAGGTATAAGCTACGCGGCTTCTCAATTTTAAAAATAACGCCCCTCTGGGGCGTTATTTTGTGATCCACAATACGAAAAATCAAAAAATAATAAAAAATATATTGATATTTAGTAATTTAGGGGTTATAATATATATGATCTTACCGCGCAAATGAATATGATCCGTATTCAAATAGTCGTGCGCGGATGCGGCGTTTATGGATAAAGAGACAATAATAAACACAAATACATCGGCGGCGGTTGTCACAGATCAGCTATGGTTTGCGCGTACAATATTGCATTGCGATCTCAACAATTTTTTTGCGTCGGTTGAATGCTTATATGATCCCGCGCTTAAAGGTGTCACTATGGCCGTGGGCGGCAGCATAGAAGACAGGCACGGTATAATACTTGCGAAAAACGAGGCGGCAAAGCGCTACGGCGTGAAGACGGCGCAGACTATAGGAGAAGCAAAAAGCTTGTGCCCCGGGCTTGTCATAGTGCCGCCGCATTACGAAAAATATCTGAAATTCTCGCGCGCCGTGAGGAAGATATTTTTAGATTATACTCCGCTTGTGGAGCCGTTCGGAATAGACGAAGCCTGGCTTGATATAACTCACTGCGCTTCTTCATACGGCGGCGGCAAGGCGTTGGCGGATATCATACGCGAGCGGGTGAAGTTTGAGCTGGGAATTACGCTTTCGGTCGGGGTCAGCTTCAACAAGGTCTTTGCCAAGCTCGGAAGCGATATGAAAAAGCCCGACGGAACGACGGTCATCGGAGCATCGGAGTTTCGGGACAAAATATGGGGGCTTCCGGCGCAGGATCTTTTATGCGTAGGACGTTCAACACAAAAAAAGCTGAACAAATGCGGTATATATACAATAGGTGAGATCGCGCAGAGCGGCCGGATATTCATGGAAAAAATATTCGGGAAATGCGGAGGCGTGCTTTGGGAATACGCGAACGGGATGGAATGCTCTCCCGTGTCCGAATACGGCGTTTTTTCCGATGTGAAATCGGTCGGCAACAGCTCGACTTCTCCTTTTGACATAACCTCTCCGGAGGCCGCGCGTGCGCTGATAATGGTGCTGTGCGAAAGCGTAGGAACAAGACTGCGCGAGCATGGAATGAGATGCGGGAATGTGGCTGTTTCCGCAAGGACAAAAACGCTCGTCACTTCAGAAAAAAGTGAGAAGTTGAAAAGCCCGATTTTATCCACGCGCGCGCTTTACGAAAATGCCGTCCGCATATTTGAGGGATGGTATGACTGGAAGGAGCCGATCCGATCAATAGGAGTAAGAGCGCAGTCCCTCAGCGTCGGAACGGGAACTCAGATTTCTCTTTTTGAGGACGAATACAGCGCGGAGGAGATAGACCGCGTCATAGATTCGCTCGGAAGGAGATTTGGCTACGGCACGGTGACGAGAGGACGCGCCATGCTTCATCGCATACGCGAACGGCCTCCGCTCGCGTTCGGAGCGGCGTCGCGCGGCGCGCATGACCCCACTTTGCCTCCGGCGGAAATAGAAGTGTGCTGAAAGGAACGCCTTAAGGACCCTTTTGGGAAAAGGGTCCTTAAGAATCCCCTAAAACTCATTTCAAAACCAAGGAGTACCCCGAAACTCATTATTGAGCTGTTCCGAATTAGCTTTTGAGGGTATGAGGACTTTTAATGAAAAGTCTACGTCTGCCCGAATTAGCTTTTTGGGGTCCGGGGACTTTTTCGCGAAAAAGCCCCCGGCGTATTTCCGTAACTTATAACTCAAACAGAGAGGCGATTATGAATACAGAAAAGGTTTATGTAGAAACAATCGTGA
This window encodes:
- a CDS encoding DNA polymerase IV — encoded protein: MDKETIINTNTSAAVVTDQLWFARTILHCDLNNFFASVECLYDPALKGVTMAVGGSIEDRHGIILAKNEAAKRYGVKTAQTIGEAKSLCPGLVIVPPHYEKYLKFSRAVRKIFLDYTPLVEPFGIDEAWLDITHCASSYGGGKALADIIRERVKFELGITLSVGVSFNKVFAKLGSDMKKPDGTTVIGASEFRDKIWGLPAQDLLCVGRSTQKKLNKCGIYTIGEIAQSGRIFMEKIFGKCGGVLWEYANGMECSPVSEYGVFSDVKSVGNSSTSPFDITSPEAARALIMVLCESVGTRLREHGMRCGNVAVSARTKTLVTSEKSEKLKSPILSTRALYENAVRIFEGWYDWKEPIRSIGVRAQSLSVGTGTQISLFEDEYSAEEIDRVIDSLGRRFGYGTVTRGRAMLHRIRERPPLAFGAASRGAHDPTLPPAEIEVC